From a single Natronorubrum tibetense GA33 genomic region:
- a CDS encoding PHP domain-containing protein, translating into MKDFHTHTTYSDGGFLQGMVEAAEAAGLEGIGLTDHCTVSSREKPATTRTIYGFNLDVTYERRRRAIEELRRREDVSIEIYDGVEMDYDPRDETEIRDFLVEAGFDYTIGSVHAVDGLNVQVPSNFADLSEARRDELVDGYFENLVSLIESELFDVAAHIDLIERTPPLRGRATTDHYEPVARALADSRTVPEINAGRAIADMAIVHPSETFLDVLREYDVAVTVGSDSHRPSEIGDRAGFLEGYFERHGLESVEPPGLDGQRVPTDG; encoded by the coding sequence ATGAAGGACTTCCACACGCACACGACCTACTCCGACGGGGGGTTTCTCCAGGGGATGGTCGAGGCCGCCGAAGCGGCCGGACTCGAGGGGATCGGGCTCACCGACCACTGTACGGTGTCGTCCCGCGAGAAGCCGGCGACGACCCGAACCATCTACGGCTTCAACCTGGACGTGACCTACGAGCGCCGCCGCCGAGCTATCGAGGAACTCCGACGGCGCGAGGATGTCTCGATCGAGATCTACGACGGCGTCGAGATGGACTACGACCCGCGAGATGAGACCGAGATTCGCGACTTTCTCGTGGAGGCCGGCTTCGATTACACGATCGGGAGCGTCCACGCGGTCGACGGGCTGAATGTCCAGGTGCCGAGCAATTTTGCGGATCTCTCCGAGGCGAGGCGCGACGAACTCGTCGACGGCTACTTCGAGAACCTGGTCTCGCTAATCGAATCGGAACTGTTCGACGTCGCGGCCCACATCGATCTGATCGAACGAACGCCGCCGTTGCGCGGCCGGGCGACGACGGACCACTACGAACCCGTCGCCCGGGCGCTCGCGGACTCGCGGACGGTCCCCGAGATCAACGCCGGCCGAGCGATCGCGGACATGGCGATCGTCCACCCCTCCGAGACGTTCCTCGACGTATTGCGGGAGTACGACGTCGCCGTCACCGTCGGCTCCGACTCCCATCGGCCGAGTGAGATCGGCGACAGAGCCGGATTCCTCGAGGGCTACTTCGAGCGCCACGGTCTCGAGTCGGTCGAACCGCCGGGGCTCGACGGCCAACGCGTTCCGACTGACGGCTGA
- a CDS encoding DUF2237 family protein: MTTDRNVYGTDLEPCSTDPSTGFLRDGCCRRVESDRGRHEICAVMTEEFLRFSSAQGNDLVTPKPEFEFPGLESGDRWCLCLGRWLEAEEAGCAPPVVLEATHEAVLRDVEPDLLREYEYERGEHGGGDADKASTDGFGTE; the protein is encoded by the coding sequence ATGACTACGGACCGGAACGTCTACGGGACCGATCTCGAACCCTGTAGCACCGATCCATCGACGGGATTTCTCCGCGACGGCTGCTGTCGCCGCGTCGAATCGGATCGGGGCCGCCACGAGATCTGTGCCGTGATGACCGAGGAGTTCCTGCGGTTCAGCAGCGCCCAGGGAAACGACCTCGTCACGCCGAAACCCGAGTTCGAGTTCCCCGGTCTCGAGTCCGGCGATCGGTGGTGTCTCTGTCTCGGTCGCTGGCTCGAGGCCGAGGAGGCCGGCTGTGCGCCGCCGGTGGTTCTCGAGGCGACCCACGAGGCCGTCCTCCGCGACGTCGAGCCGGATCTGCTGCGAGAGTACGAGTACGAGCGCGGCGAACACGGCGGGGGAGACGCGGACAAGGCGTCCACCGACGGGTTCGGGACAGAGTAG
- a CDS encoding MBL fold metallo-hydrolase, translating to MRVTLLGTGDTTGTPTVGCDCDTCETARERGIERTRFSVHIENECIGESLLIDFSPDFRYQFLRDDVSLPDAAIVTHIHFDHLDGLGNVFRVFDSLDVYAANETDPKTDKSVAETVRADYHYLEPIDVYPTTPLEPVRICGFDVTLVPVEHPPLLCYGVAIEDPVTGAKLSLSGDTSYNVPADSREVLADPDLLLADGIVPAHLCEYHPIGGRHENDAGVPRTFGTKHMTREGALELADELNAERTRLVHLAHYYPADEAFEEPLAIDGEQYVL from the coding sequence ATGCGCGTCACGCTGCTCGGAACCGGCGACACGACCGGGACGCCAACCGTCGGCTGCGACTGTGACACCTGCGAGACCGCTCGTGAGCGCGGTATCGAGCGGACCAGATTTTCGGTCCACATCGAGAACGAATGCATCGGCGAGTCGCTGCTGATCGACTTCAGCCCCGACTTTCGGTACCAGTTCCTGCGTGACGACGTCTCGCTGCCCGACGCCGCCATCGTTACGCACATCCACTTCGACCACCTCGACGGACTCGGCAACGTCTTTCGGGTCTTCGACTCCCTCGACGTTTACGCGGCGAACGAAACCGACCCGAAGACGGACAAGAGCGTCGCCGAGACGGTCCGGGCGGATTACCACTATCTCGAGCCGATCGACGTTTACCCGACGACACCCCTCGAGCCCGTTCGGATCTGTGGCTTCGACGTGACGCTGGTTCCGGTCGAACATCCGCCGCTTCTGTGTTACGGCGTCGCGATCGAGGACCCCGTGACGGGCGCGAAGCTGTCGCTCTCGGGCGACACGAGCTACAACGTTCCGGCGGACTCGCGCGAGGTCCTCGCCGACCCCGACCTGTTGCTCGCGGACGGCATCGTCCCCGCACACCTCTGTGAGTACCACCCGATCGGCGGCCGCCACGAGAACGATGCGGGCGTTCCCCGGACGTTCGGGACGAAACACATGACTCGAGAGGGCGCGCTCGAACTGGCCGACGAGTTGAACGCCGAGCGAACGCGGCTGGTCCACCTCGCACACTACTACCCGGCCGACGAAGCGTTCGAGGAGCCGCTGGCGATCGACGGCGAGCAGTATGTGCTCTAA
- a CDS encoding cupredoxin domain-containing protein, with translation MRGMIDGLLEYSRVDSAENSLEPTDLNAVLEDALTDLLIMTGGHDADDVHPLRSTGREGPSPVTESRTQEAGARIPAMEWTRRRVVGTTVAAVALAGCLGEDSAGDGDENPGDDDGDESGNGDDHDAESVLEERDLEDHTGEESVEIRVDPDGDGFEPDAIEIDQDTVLEWTWEGESTGIYPIDIPPECVWDEDVDEDSVDEQEAGYQYDRLFWADGAYLYGSHDADGEEFTGAFRVLEGDD, from the coding sequence ATGCGCGGCATGATCGACGGCCTGCTCGAGTACTCTCGGGTCGACTCGGCGGAAAATTCCCTCGAACCGACGGACCTGAACGCGGTGCTCGAGGACGCGCTCACGGATCTGTTGATAATGACCGGTGGGCACGACGCCGACGACGTTCACCCTCTGCGGTCAACGGGCCGTGAGGGGCCGTCCCCCGTGACCGAGTCGAGAACTCAAGAGGCTGGAGCCCGTATCCCGGCCATGGAGTGGACCAGGCGACGGGTAGTCGGGACGACCGTGGCTGCTGTTGCGCTCGCCGGCTGTCTCGGCGAGGACAGTGCCGGCGATGGAGACGAAAATCCAGGAGACGACGACGGGGACGAGAGCGGGAACGGAGACGATCACGACGCCGAGTCGGTCCTCGAAGAGCGCGACCTCGAGGACCACACCGGCGAAGAAAGTGTCGAGATCAGGGTCGATCCCGACGGGGACGGCTTCGAGCCCGACGCGATCGAAATCGATCAGGATACGGTCCTCGAGTGGACCTGGGAGGGGGAGAGTACCGGTATCTATCCGATCGACATCCCGCCGGAGTGCGTCTGGGACGAGGATGTAGACGAAGATTCCGTCGACGAGCAGGAGGCGGGCTACCAGTACGACCGACTCTTTTGGGCCGACGGCGCGTATCTCTACGGCAGTCACGACGCGGACGGCGAGGAGTTTACGGGCGCGTTTCGGGTTCTCGAGGGCGACGACTAG
- a CDS encoding carotenoid oxygenase family protein produces MSNATDCAYELGFRTVDTEYADRQLPIDGAVPSWLSGALIRNGPGRFEFGGERATHWFDGLAMLRRYGFADGTVSYTNRFLRTDAYAAADSGHGATEFATGGGSFRRTLQWLRSLGPPEPTDNANVHVAQLGEHFVALTEAPRRIAFDPVTLETRGEFRWRDDIPEHLATAHLTVDSNREETIGYSTEFGLSPSYHVYRIPHGRGARRHVATVPAAGPGYVHDCSVTESHVTIVETPLRIAMAKALAPWNEGFLDLLEYDEGAESRFIVVDRDAETLVGTLKTPPFFTFHHINAYEDDDELVLDLVAFDDDEIVRALTFDALSEDAFAAAPDGQFVRFRLHPDEGRVRRFERYDGGMELPTVPKPVRGRRYRYAYAQATDRKGANGLVKLDVDRGTAAEWWERGVYVEEPRMIQRPGGTAADDGVVIATALDTRRERSMLLVFDAETLVERARAPLPHAVPFGFHGRFFPGV; encoded by the coding sequence ATGTCGAACGCAACCGATTGCGCCTACGAACTCGGGTTTCGAACGGTCGACACCGAGTACGCCGACCGACAACTGCCGATCGATGGCGCCGTTCCGTCGTGGCTCTCCGGCGCGTTGATCCGGAACGGGCCGGGACGGTTCGAGTTCGGCGGCGAGCGCGCGACTCACTGGTTCGACGGCCTCGCGATGCTCCGCCGCTACGGATTCGCGGACGGCACCGTTTCGTATACGAACCGGTTCCTGCGGACCGACGCGTACGCGGCCGCCGACTCCGGCCACGGCGCTACGGAGTTCGCAACGGGCGGCGGTTCGTTCCGCCGGACCCTGCAGTGGCTCCGATCGCTCGGGCCGCCCGAACCGACGGACAACGCGAACGTCCACGTCGCTCAACTCGGCGAGCACTTCGTCGCGCTCACCGAAGCACCGCGGCGGATCGCGTTTGACCCAGTAACACTCGAGACCCGCGGCGAGTTTCGCTGGCGCGACGACATCCCGGAGCATCTGGCGACGGCCCACTTGACGGTCGATTCCAACCGCGAGGAGACGATCGGCTACAGTACGGAGTTCGGGCTCTCCCCGTCGTATCACGTCTATCGGATCCCCCACGGGCGTGGCGCCCGACGGCACGTCGCTACCGTGCCGGCCGCCGGCCCCGGATACGTCCACGACTGTTCGGTCACCGAGTCACACGTCACCATCGTGGAAACGCCGCTCCGGATCGCGATGGCGAAGGCACTGGCCCCGTGGAACGAAGGATTCCTCGACCTCCTCGAGTACGACGAAGGGGCCGAAAGCAGGTTCATCGTCGTCGACCGGGACGCCGAAACGCTCGTCGGGACGCTGAAAACGCCGCCGTTCTTTACGTTCCACCACATCAACGCCTACGAGGACGACGACGAGCTGGTCCTCGATCTCGTCGCGTTCGACGACGACGAGATTGTCCGGGCGCTCACCTTCGACGCCCTCTCAGAGGACGCTTTCGCCGCGGCTCCCGACGGTCAGTTCGTTAGATTCCGACTCCATCCCGACGAGGGACGCGTCCGACGTTTCGAGCGCTACGACGGCGGGATGGAGCTCCCGACAGTCCCGAAACCGGTTCGGGGCCGACGGTATCGGTACGCGTATGCACAGGCGACCGACAGGAAGGGCGCGAACGGACTGGTCAAACTCGACGTCGATCGGGGAACCGCGGCGGAATGGTGGGAACGGGGCGTCTACGTCGAAGAGCCGCGAATGATTCAGCGCCCGGGCGGAACCGCGGCGGACGATGGCGTCGTGATCGCGACGGCGCTGGACACCCGACGGGAACGATCGATGCTGCTCGTGTTCGATGCGGAAACGTTAGTCGAGAGAGCGCGTGCGCCACTGCCACACGCCGTTCCGTTCGGCTTTCACGGTCGATTCTTTCCGGGGGTGTAA
- a CDS encoding 2Fe-2S iron-sulfur cluster-binding protein codes for MSEEIELTVIDDGDRSTITVERGTTLRDALRDRGFSVYGTVSSQLNCGGRGLCATCTVEVDPAPEPVHWHDAAAVRFGYPRLSCCLEVDRPMTVRLLEKHVWGQVLPRRTDAE; via the coding sequence GTGAGCGAAGAAATCGAACTCACCGTGATCGACGACGGCGACCGATCGACGATCACGGTCGAACGCGGAACGACGCTTCGGGACGCCCTTCGCGATCGAGGGTTCTCGGTCTACGGAACCGTCTCGTCCCAGCTCAATTGCGGGGGACGAGGGCTGTGCGCGACGTGTACCGTCGAGGTCGACCCAGCACCAGAGCCAGTCCACTGGCACGATGCCGCCGCCGTCCGGTTCGGCTATCCGCGGCTGTCCTGCTGTCTCGAGGTCGACCGACCGATGACGGTCAGGCTGCTGGAAAAGCACGTCTGGGGGCAGGTGCTCCCTCGCCGAACGGACGCCGAGTGA
- a CDS encoding 2Fe-2S iron-sulfur cluster-binding protein: protein MPIVTVRGRELECERGAVLRDVLLQADESPHNGRADTLNCRGLGTCGTCAVSVSGEVEEPGPRERLRLATPPHVSDSGLRLACQLRVEDDLVVEKYPGFWGQHTGRTEVREEDTREL, encoded by the coding sequence ATGCCAATAGTTACTGTTCGCGGTCGAGAACTCGAGTGTGAACGAGGTGCAGTGCTCCGGGACGTTCTTCTCCAAGCGGACGAGTCACCGCACAACGGCCGGGCGGACACCCTCAACTGTCGCGGGCTGGGGACCTGTGGAACCTGTGCCGTTTCGGTGTCCGGCGAGGTGGAAGAGCCCGGACCTCGAGAGCGACTTCGACTGGCGACTCCGCCACACGTTTCCGATTCCGGCCTCCGGCTCGCCTGCCAGCTCCGCGTCGAGGACGACCTGGTCGTCGAGAAGTACCCCGGATTCTGGGGCCAGCACACCGGTCGAACGGAGGTGCGGGAGGAAGATACGAGGGAGCTGTGA
- a CDS encoding saccharopine dehydrogenase family protein: MSNTDRTYDLVVWGATGVAGRLVAEYLTEQYTSDDLSLALGGRDETRLRELEAALVEQRSGWEELPIVIGDATDPESLRAIAEDTRVVCTTVGPYTTYGTPLVEACVSAGTDYCDLTGEINWVREMIDRYHDDAVDAGARIVHSCGFDSIPADLATLLVQSFAIDEFGTPCDLVRIYLEDGRGGVSGGTTSSVLEVFRAASTDPVARQTLRNPYSLAPPGERDGVDPGAQSFPRKDPLRGEWTAPSPMAVVNERVIRRSNALLEYPWGREFECTEVVPVGSGPVGMMGASAVSAGLGFTTGALAFGPTREALRRFAFPDPGEGPTRAEIENGYFTIRVLGRGTATDGPFVVESRISADLDPGYGATARMLGEAAMCLVCDRIDSPLEGGILTPAAAIGDPLADGLRRAGLVVEVGEWNPDQT, translated from the coding sequence GTGTCGAACACCGACCGGACATACGATCTCGTCGTCTGGGGTGCAACCGGCGTCGCCGGCCGTCTCGTCGCCGAGTACCTCACCGAACAGTACACGTCGGATGACCTCTCGCTCGCCCTCGGCGGTCGCGACGAGACGCGGCTTCGCGAACTGGAAGCGGCGCTCGTGGAGCAGCGCTCCGGATGGGAGGAGCTGCCGATCGTCATCGGCGATGCAACGGATCCGGAAAGCCTGCGCGCTATCGCCGAAGATACCCGCGTCGTCTGTACGACTGTCGGCCCGTACACCACGTATGGCACGCCGCTCGTCGAGGCGTGTGTCTCTGCCGGAACGGACTACTGCGATCTCACCGGTGAAATAAACTGGGTCCGAGAGATGATCGACCGGTACCACGACGATGCGGTCGATGCGGGCGCTCGTATCGTCCACAGCTGTGGGTTCGATTCGATTCCGGCCGACCTCGCCACGTTGCTCGTACAGTCGTTTGCCATCGACGAGTTCGGGACTCCCTGTGATCTGGTTCGGATCTACCTCGAGGACGGTCGCGGCGGCGTAAGCGGCGGAACGACCTCGAGCGTCCTCGAAGTGTTCCGGGCTGCATCCACAGATCCGGTCGCCCGGCAGACGCTTCGGAACCCGTACTCGCTGGCACCGCCGGGCGAGCGCGACGGCGTCGACCCCGGCGCACAGTCTTTTCCGAGAAAAGACCCGTTGCGGGGCGAGTGGACGGCCCCGTCGCCGATGGCGGTCGTGAACGAGCGGGTGATTCGACGAAGTAACGCCCTGCTCGAGTATCCGTGGGGTCGCGAGTTCGAGTGTACGGAGGTCGTCCCCGTCGGATCGGGTCCCGTCGGTATGATGGGTGCAAGCGCCGTCTCGGCCGGACTCGGGTTTACGACTGGAGCACTGGCCTTCGGCCCGACACGGGAAGCTCTCCGTCGCTTCGCGTTTCCCGATCCGGGCGAGGGACCGACGAGAGCAGAGATCGAGAACGGGTACTTTACCATTCGCGTGCTCGGTCGCGGAACCGCCACCGACGGGCCGTTCGTCGTCGAGAGTCGAATCAGCGCCGACCTGGATCCGGGTTACGGCGCGACCGCGAGAATGCTCGGCGAGGCCGCGATGTGTCTCGTGTGCGATCGGATCGACTCGCCGCTCGAGGGCGGTATCCTCACCCCGGCGGCAGCTATCGGTGATCCGCTCGCCGACGGGCTTCGTCGGGCGGGACTGGTCGTCGAAGTGGGCGAGTGGAACCCCGATCAGACGTAG
- a CDS encoding DUF5787 family protein, producing MSEFAFELELCAHLESRREGIFARQLGASVADPGGRILDVVCVEPGPAFDDRVALSSAAVPDAAIEADVGTGRARYWKDAFDCHPDRARRAVDRACEIGFFERERRKGREYVRQVARYPDWYNRIVGIENKPDLGRPGDLEAQLRTDVSLAVVDEIVLATESYVTRAHLNRIPEAVGVWRVHREGAGGDGGSDVGGNEGDGVGGDGLEIEVIRESEPLAVEDSGIEPLEFHPGRTDIAVVSPDAKTRKRRRIAERAYGKGWRTYDFPACEACRPDDSSGATLPYCAWKERVVNAGSECGTSCEGYEPAAESCSETESSPVVDLEAERDRRTPWVADPDGKRRQQSGLDQFG from the coding sequence GTGAGTGAGTTCGCGTTCGAACTCGAGCTGTGTGCCCACCTCGAGTCGCGCCGCGAGGGGATTTTCGCCCGCCAACTCGGCGCGAGCGTCGCCGATCCCGGCGGCCGGATCCTCGACGTGGTCTGCGTCGAGCCGGGCCCTGCGTTCGACGACCGGGTCGCCCTCTCGAGCGCCGCCGTCCCGGACGCTGCCATCGAGGCCGACGTAGGTACGGGACGAGCACGCTACTGGAAGGACGCCTTCGACTGCCACCCCGATCGAGCCCGACGCGCCGTCGACCGGGCCTGCGAGATCGGCTTCTTCGAACGCGAACGCCGCAAGGGTCGCGAGTACGTCCGACAGGTCGCCCGCTATCCGGACTGGTACAACCGCATCGTCGGCATCGAGAACAAGCCCGATCTGGGTCGGCCGGGTGACCTCGAGGCCCAGCTCCGAACCGACGTCAGCCTCGCGGTGGTCGACGAGATCGTCCTCGCGACGGAGAGCTACGTTACGCGCGCCCACCTGAATCGAATCCCCGAGGCGGTCGGCGTCTGGCGCGTGCATCGCGAGGGGGCAGGCGGTGACGGAGGCAGTGATGTCGGGGGCAACGAGGGCGATGGCGTCGGGGGCGACGGCCTCGAGATCGAGGTGATTCGGGAATCCGAACCGCTTGCCGTCGAGGATTCGGGGATCGAACCCCTCGAGTTCCACCCCGGCCGAACCGACATCGCCGTCGTTTCCCCCGACGCGAAGACCCGCAAGCGGCGTCGAATCGCCGAGCGAGCCTACGGCAAGGGCTGGCGAACGTACGATTTTCCGGCGTGTGAGGCCTGTCGGCCGGACGACTCGAGCGGCGCGACGCTTCCCTACTGTGCGTGGAAAGAGCGAGTGGTCAACGCCGGCTCGGAGTGTGGGACCTCGTGTGAGGGGTACGAGCCCGCAGCGGAGTCGTGTTCGGAAACGGAATCGTCTCCGGTGGTTGATCTCGAGGCCGAGCGCGACCGCCGAACGCCCTGGGTAGCGGACCCGGACGGGAAACGGCGTCAGCAGTCGGGGCTAGACCAGTTCGGGTAG
- a CDS encoding winged helix-turn-helix domain-containing protein, which yields MSKSDASSERESVLACTDCLDPADAFALIGNETRLAILEALWLADDRPVAFSELRREVGMRDSAQFNYHLQKLLGQFVVQTEDGYDFKHAGEKVVRSVIAGSFNEHPTIDPFPVEGSCVACGGPLEACYRDERLAIGCRDCEHGHGEYGFPPGGLNNRTRDEVAAAFDQRVKHLHCLAADGVCPECSGRVESHVVEDDDCCLGATVRIDHECVQCGHTLCSAPGLRLLDHSQVVSFHRERGVSLDERPYWTLPWCVSDEYTTVVDRDPIRIRVRVPLEGDELRATLDEALTVLETTVESAD from the coding sequence ATGAGCAAATCCGACGCCTCGAGCGAGCGCGAGTCCGTCCTCGCGTGCACCGACTGTCTCGATCCGGCGGACGCCTTCGCGTTGATCGGCAACGAGACTCGCCTCGCGATTCTCGAGGCGCTGTGGCTGGCCGACGACCGTCCGGTCGCGTTCTCGGAACTGCGACGCGAGGTCGGAATGCGCGATTCAGCGCAGTTCAATTACCACCTCCAGAAGCTGCTCGGTCAGTTCGTGGTTCAGACCGAGGACGGCTACGACTTCAAGCACGCCGGCGAGAAGGTCGTCCGCTCGGTGATCGCCGGTTCGTTCAACGAACACCCGACGATCGATCCGTTTCCGGTCGAGGGCTCGTGTGTCGCCTGCGGCGGACCGCTCGAGGCCTGCTATCGGGACGAACGGCTCGCGATCGGCTGTCGCGACTGCGAGCACGGCCACGGCGAGTACGGCTTCCCGCCGGGCGGGCTGAACAACCGAACGCGAGACGAAGTTGCCGCCGCCTTCGATCAGCGGGTGAAACACCTGCACTGTCTCGCGGCCGACGGCGTCTGTCCCGAGTGCAGCGGTCGTGTCGAATCACACGTCGTTGAAGACGACGACTGCTGTCTCGGAGCCACGGTGCGCATCGATCACGAGTGCGTCCAGTGTGGCCACACGCTCTGTTCGGCACCCGGACTCCGTCTGCTCGATCACTCGCAGGTCGTCAGTTTCCACCGCGAGCGCGGCGTCTCGCTCGACGAGCGTCCCTACTGGACGCTGCCGTGGTGCGTCTCCGACGAGTACACGACCGTCGTCGACCGCGACCCGATCCGGATCCGGGTCCGCGTCCCGCTCGAGGGCGACGAACTTCGCGCCACGCTGGATGAGGCGCTCACGGTGCTCGAGACGACCGTCGAATCGGCCGACTGA
- a CDS encoding phosphate uptake regulator PhoU produces METRKVQVTGGSTYTVSLPKSWATENGVSSGSTVEIYSEGDTLLVTPQRETDHQEGTLEIATLEDEQLIRAVLTMYVSGFDIIRLEAGRITTDQRRAIRSAVQGLVGVEVVEEGSDSVVVQDLLDSAELSIVNAVSRMRLIATSMLADAVTALVENDDDIARDVIERDDDVDRLFLVVSRIFRATLRSPRAAEGLGVSREDCFDFHSSARQLERVADHAVKISQLARKLDDVPEDVADALLELHADASTILEQSMDALFAEESDEATKLGHEALASVLEIDEHTRTIDDMLRNLDPVQAQSLGLILDSLSRSADYGGNVAETALQKAAPRP; encoded by the coding sequence ATGGAGACTCGCAAGGTCCAGGTGACCGGTGGCTCGACGTATACGGTCTCGCTCCCGAAGTCGTGGGCGACCGAAAACGGTGTCAGCAGCGGCTCGACCGTCGAAATATACTCCGAGGGCGATACGCTGCTCGTCACGCCACAGCGCGAGACGGATCATCAGGAGGGAACCCTCGAGATCGCCACGCTCGAGGACGAACAGCTGATCCGGGCCGTCCTGACGATGTACGTCAGCGGCTTCGACATTATCCGCCTCGAAGCGGGGCGGATCACGACCGACCAGCGACGAGCGATTCGCAGCGCCGTCCAGGGCCTCGTCGGCGTCGAAGTCGTCGAGGAGGGAAGCGACTCGGTCGTCGTCCAAGACCTCCTCGACTCTGCGGAGCTCTCGATCGTCAACGCCGTAAGCCGGATGCGGCTAATCGCCACCTCGATGCTCGCAGACGCCGTCACCGCCCTCGTCGAGAACGACGACGACATCGCCCGCGACGTCATCGAACGCGACGACGATGTCGACCGGCTCTTCCTCGTCGTCTCGCGGATCTTCCGCGCGACGCTCCGGTCGCCACGCGCCGCCGAGGGGCTCGGCGTCTCCCGCGAGGACTGCTTCGACTTCCACTCGAGTGCGCGCCAACTCGAGCGCGTCGCCGACCACGCCGTCAAGATCAGCCAACTCGCGCGCAAACTCGACGACGTTCCAGAGGACGTCGCTGACGCGCTGCTCGAGTTACACGCCGACGCCTCGACGATCCTCGAGCAGTCGATGGACGCCCTCTTCGCCGAGGAGAGCGACGAGGCGACGAAGCTGGGCCACGAGGCGCTCGCGTCCGTCCTCGAGATCGACGAACACACCCGAACGATCGACGACATGCTCCGGAACCTCGATCCCGTGCAAGCCCAATCGCTCGGCCTGATCCTCGACTCGCTCTCCCGGAGCGCCGACTACGGCGGCAACGTCGCCGAAACGGCGCTGCAGAAGGCTGCACCGCGACCCTGA
- a CDS encoding PstS family phosphate ABC transporter substrate-binding protein produces MTDNTSETGGIGMTSRRRLLAGTGAAGIALIAGCSAGGDGPSGTIDASGSNTVAPITSWAGENFENEYPDVLVDVAPEGTGAGFQEFCRGNSAVQSASRQITEDEVGLCEEEDVDYGFLEVGLDGLSVVKNSENNWVDNITLDELQQVWEFESDVETWSDIRSDWPDEGIQLHARDDASGTFDYFTEAINGELGNIRDDYSATSQTNEIMNAVASNEHGFGWGGLGYLRDIEDDQPIEAVPVESDADGEFYLPEQENIEEGTYSPLARPLFAFINLASLEEEPDLIGSFARFYVNGQHEFARDEGFYATTDEAQEENHDKIDDWLDQVGADPDELTVQRE; encoded by the coding sequence ATGACGGACAACACGTCCGAAACCGGTGGTATCGGGATGACATCACGACGTCGGCTCCTCGCTGGAACCGGCGCGGCTGGGATCGCGCTCATCGCGGGCTGTAGTGCGGGCGGAGATGGCCCGTCCGGGACCATCGATGCATCCGGATCGAACACCGTCGCCCCGATTACCTCGTGGGCGGGGGAGAACTTCGAAAACGAGTATCCCGACGTTTTGGTCGACGTCGCTCCGGAAGGAACCGGCGCGGGTTTCCAGGAGTTCTGTCGCGGTAACTCTGCGGTTCAGAGTGCAAGCCGCCAGATTACCGAAGACGAGGTCGGCCTCTGTGAGGAAGAAGACGTCGACTACGGCTTCCTCGAGGTCGGTCTCGACGGATTGTCGGTCGTGAAGAACTCCGAAAATAACTGGGTCGACAACATCACGCTCGACGAACTGCAGCAGGTTTGGGAGTTCGAGTCGGATGTCGAGACGTGGAGCGATATCCGTTCCGACTGGCCCGACGAAGGGATTCAGCTCCACGCGCGTGACGACGCGTCGGGGACGTTCGACTACTTCACCGAGGCGATCAACGGCGAGCTGGGGAACATCCGCGACGACTACTCGGCGACGAGTCAGACCAACGAGATCATGAACGCCGTTGCCAGCAACGAACACGGCTTCGGCTGGGGCGGCCTGGGCTACCTCCGGGACATCGAGGACGATCAGCCGATCGAAGCGGTTCCCGTCGAAAGCGATGCGGACGGCGAGTTCTACCTACCCGAACAGGAAAACATCGAAGAAGGGACCTACTCGCCGCTCGCCCGTCCGCTGTTCGCGTTTATCAACCTCGCAAGCCTCGAGGAAGAACCCGATCTCATCGGCTCGTTCGCTCGCTTCTACGTCAACGGCCAACACGAGTTCGCACGCGACGAAGGGTTCTACGCGACGACCGACGAGGCACAGGAGGAGAACCACGACAAAATCGACGACTGGCTCGACCAGGTCGGTGCCGATCCGGACGAACTCACCGTGCAGCGAGAGTAA